The following proteins are co-located in the Cryptococcus neoformans var. neoformans B-3501A chromosome 12, whole genome shotgun sequence genome:
- a CDS encoding hypothetical protein (HMMPfam hit to zf-C2H2, Zinc finger, C2H2 type, score: 66.7, E(): 6.2e-17), with translation MAYPTLPPNLLSTPNTYSDSVSPTDPEPITPELVSREPEKPAQKAAKTAMNNTSTASKPSESKGETLPCKWTGCSHISDSPDELYDHLCTVHVGRKSTNNLCLTCGWENCGTKCVKRDHITSHLRVHTPLKPHPCAVCGKTFKRPQDLKKHERIHTAEHHQLHKLSKAPTTADPEFNSRVSLSSATRIDRPRSPLSTSLSPTSTSSHSLHSSSSPFDHLLATGFHTDKSVSPTPSALALLHKKQHEELAAYQQKEMLVLQQLAFNQQQSQAYAARLAAEPFGTGAGAKRGQADAFHDLLSDVKKRKVEPVYDQDMIHRLNALVPPSLPTSFPTLPSLGGYNQYQTFPSFNGYPSLPSLHTSIYPTTAPQAQYSNQSPLPIPEIKTEADLAMFNEFMISLGRDAAANKAGPHPMTQSASGSGASNGYSASNSGTPLSETSGGVEDLFNAEELASLGLAGMPGISIHSGGSHNSNDESTHSLSDASPPAVSFGGLYPSLDAMRNRTNSAPDVSALSGAARRPIAGLPRTSMGNAHNTSTNQSTKPSYLSGMFGHSSSQQYDGTTHNYLHGLSNEHHNDYSHSANNGATNAYASFDSLARNKQSFPAATLAPKMFHNKVYRDVAPLGTAVSKRARESAERTNVEDSDREELYADQESNHGYAVSNERAREERTPKIPVRSLIASIRTLSPSTAADGEDDLKLPAISPSHVEPGTDLPPLYSIQRGGHSSGQYRRASSLSSNSTSTSGSSSFNSSLAPSNVASGTTTPRGSTPPRGVPTKRHTEDEIVRGVKRLELGPAEPLRSTTPELPDSGTTEQALERDQKPDISALSLSSSPTPPSNNPPPSVSTANEEGKDMTIEEMRRRHAALIKSWLVAVNLQWRRKKMEEMQRQQREEMEELEEGGEAMNVDERERERVEVVA, from the exons ATGGCTTACCCAACTCTCCCGCCAAATCTCCTCAGTACTCCCAACACCTATTCTGACTCCGTTTCTCCCACCGATCCCGAGCCAATCACCCCTGAACTCGTCTCACGCGAGCCAGAAAAACCGGCTCAGAAGGCGGCGAAAACAGCGATGAACAACACCAGTACTGCTTCCAAACCCAGTGAAAGCAAGGGCGAGACATTACCGTGCAAGTGGACGGGATGTTCGCATATATCAGATTCTCCAGATGAGCTGTACGACCATTTATGTACGGTCCATGTAGGGAGAAAAAGTACAAATAATCTGTGTTTAACTTGTGGATGGGAAAATTGTGGTACCAAGTGTGTGAAGCGTGATCATATCACTAGTCATCTTCGAG TGCACACTCCGTTAAAGCCACACCCATGTGCTGTCTGCGGAAAGACTTTCAAGCGTCCTCAGGACTTGAAGAAGCATGAAAGGATCCACACTGCAGAGCATCACCAACTTCACAAACTCTCTAAAGCACCTACAACGGCCGACCCGGAGTTCAACTCTCGGgtctccctctcttccgccACCCGGATTGATCGTCCCCGTTCTCCGCTTTCTACCTCGCTTTCACCTACTAGTACTTCATCCCACAGCCTTCActcttcgtcctcaccCTTCGACCACCTCCTCGCAACCGGGTTCCATACTGACAAGTCCGTTTCACCCACACCGAGCGCGTTGGCGTTGTTGCACAAGAAGCAGCATGAAGAGTTGGCGGCGTACCAGCAAAAGGAAATGCTGGTGCTCCAGCAGTTGGCATTTAACCAGCAGCAAAGCCAAGCATATGCTGCCAGGCTTGCTGCTGAACCTTTTGGTACTGGCGCCGGTGCCAAGCGAGGGCAGGCAGATGCTTTCCATGACTTGTTGTCGGATGTGAAGAAGCGCAAAGTTGAGCCTGTTTATGACCAAG ACATGATTCATCGTCTCAACGCCCTTGTCcccccatctcttccaacaaGTTTCCCCACCCTTCCGTCTTTGGGAGGATATAACCAATATCAAACCTTCCCATCTTTCAATGGCTATCCTAgtcttccatccctccaCACCAGCATCTATCCTACCACCGCTCCTCAGGCCCAGTACTCAAATCAGAGCCCTTTACCCATACCTGAAATCAAGACCGAGGCTGATCTGGCCATGTTCAACGAGTTTATGATCTCTTTGGGCCGGGATGCTGCTGCCAACAAAGCTGGTCCGCACCCCATGACGCAGAGTGCTTCAGGCAGCGGCGCATCCAACGGGTACTCTGCCAGTAACAGCGGTACTCCACTCTCTGAGACGAGTGGCGGTGTGGAAGACCTGTTCAATGCCGAAGAACTCGCTTCATTAGGTTTGGCAGGTATGCCTGGTATCTCAATCCACTCTGGCGGCTCGCACAACAGCAACGACGAAAGCACACACAGCCTTTCAGATGCTTCGCCTCCAGCCGTTTCCTTTGGTGGACTGTACCCTTCACTTGACGCGATGCGTAACCGTACCAACAGCGCGCCGGATGTTTCGGCATTGTCTGGCGCTGCCAGGAGACCCATCGCGGGGTTACCTCGGACTAGCATGGGTAATGCCCACAACACTTCGACCAACCAATCGACGAAGCCGAGTTATCTGTCTGGGATGTTTGGTCACAGTTCTAGCCAACAGTACGATGGGACTACGCACAACTATCTCCATGGCTTGTCAAACGAGCATCACAATGATTATTCTCACTCGGCGAACAATGGCGCTACCAACGCGTATGCCTCGTTTGACTCGCTCGCGAGGAATAAGCAGTCCTTCCCTGCTGCCACTCTTGCGCCAAAAATGTTCCATAACAAGGTATACAGGGATGTGGCGCCGTTGGGTACTGCCGTGTCTAAGCGAGCGAGGGAAAGTGCCGAGCGGACGAACGTGGAGGACTCGGATCGTGAAGAGCTGTATGCCGATCAAGAGTCCAATCATGGGTATGCCGTCTCCAACGAGCGTGCACGAGAAGAGAGAACGCCCAAGATTCCTGTGCGATCACTCATCGCTTCAATTCGTACCCTCTCTCCATCTACTGCGGCCGATGGGGAAGACGACCTCAAGCTTCCTGCGATTTCACCATCACATGTCGAGCCCGGTACAGATTTGCCGCCTCTTTACTCTATCCAGCGTGGGGGGCACAGTTCAGGACAGTATCGACGTGCGTCATCACTCTCGTCCAACTCGACTAGTACTTCTGGCTCGTCCAGCTTTAACAGCTCGCTCGCCCCGTCGAATGTTGCCTCTGGCACGACGACACCAAGAGGCTCGACGCCTCCCAGGGGTGTACCCACCAAGAGGCATacagaggatgagattgtCCGTGGGGTCAAGCGACTTGAGTTGGGTCCCGCTGAGCCTCTGCGGTCAACGACGCCCGAGTTGCCCGATTCTGGCACGACCGAACAGGCACTCGAGAGGGATCAGAAGCCCGACATTTCCGCTCTTTCCTTATCGTCCTCTCCTACTCCACCTTCTAATAACCCACCGCCGTCCGTCTCGACAGccaatgaagaaggaaaggacaTGACGatagaagagatgagaagaaggcacgCGGCGTTGATCAAGAGTTGGCTTGTAGCTGTCAATTTgcagtggaggaggaagaagatggaggagatgcAGAGGCAGCAgcgggaagagatggaggagcttgaagagggaggggaGGCGATGAATGTGgatgagagggagagggagagggtTGAGGTGGTTGCTTAA
- a CDS encoding hypothetical protein (HMMPfam hit to Sugar_tr, Sugar (and other) transporter, score: 348.9, E(): 7e-102) codes for MSSTPSQLDKDTGLSKFVENAHEIETIEDTGVPPIKPSGFGGHLIDENLVKVEGEDKVTPYLCFLISASAIAGFLFGYDTGVVGVALPLVGTDLGGSVLSSSQQEIITAGTTIGAIFGSAILGGWGDRLGRKVAILIADFFFTVGAVLIAASYSVPQMIVGRIVLGVGVGGAAAIAPLFITETAPTAVRGRCIGVNAFFIPFGQVVSEAIGAGVQDMKNGWRLLFALGAVPSLVQLVLFHYLPESPRILILRGQTDRARHVFSSIYPNATPEMIDYKFRVAQEYVAATTALQSGTTYWQRAKTLFTKGSYRRSIVTVSLIQMAGQLSGFNTLLYYAGTLFGLLGLTNPALGGLIPAGTNAFFVLVGMTLVDKVGRRGLLMFGVPIMLAGLVWNIVAFHYLCIPTGGLLDTSYTYDTKLVGIVIGGIVFFTTGFGLTYSHLAWYQSEFLALEVRSVGSGIATTANWVANLVVSVSYLTELETLTPSGTYGLYLGFSVVFFIFAIFCYPETKQLSIDETSLLFEEDWGVKRSRQMRRERREAQRRLADSEMTEVVTAHVQAQKQKGSAVTRSELDNFMARLKNGGRRLSVPQ; via the exons ATGAGCAGCACACCTTCCCAACTTGACAAAGATACAGGTTTATCAAAGTTTGTCGAGAATGCGCATGAGATTGAGACCATCGAAGATACTGGGGTTCCGCCTATCAAGCCCTCTGGGTTCGGAGGTCATCTGATA GATGAAAATTTAGTaaaggttgaaggagaagataaAGTAACACCGTATTTGTGCTTTTTGATCTCTGCT TCCGCCATTGCTGGTTTCCTCTTTGGTTATGATACAGGTGTTGTTGGCGTCGCATTGCCTCTTGTTGGTACCGATTTAGGAGGATCCGtactttcttcatcacaGCAAGAGATCATTACCGCAGGAACAACAATAGGTGCTATCTTTGGTTCGGCTATTCTCGGTGGCTGGGGTGACCGCTTGGGACGAAAGGTTGCAATCTTAATCGCTGACTTCTT CTTCACTGTTGGTGCTGTACTCATTGCTGCGAGTTATTCTGTCCCACAAATGATTGTCGGTCGAATCGTCCTTGGTGTCGGTGTTGGTGGTGCGGCAGCCATTGCGCCTCTATTTATCACAGAAACCGCCCCCACAGCCGTTCGAGGTAGATGTATCGGTGTTAA tgccttcttcatcccctttGGTCAGGTGGTTTCAGAAGCTATAGGTGCTGGCGTTCAAGACATGAAGAATGGCTGGCGTCTTCTCT TCGCCCTTGGCGCTGTTCCATCTCTCGTACagctcgtcctcttccactaCCTCCCGGAGTCACCCCgaatcctcatcctccgtgGCCAAACAGACCGTGCTCGACATGTCTTCAGTAGCATATACCCCAACGCAACTCCCGAGATGATCGATTACAAATTCCGCGTCGCTCAGGAATATGTTGCGGCTACCACTGCCCTCCAATCTGGTACAACTTACTGGCAGCGAGCAAAAACACTGTTTACCAAGGGTTCTTACCGTCGTTCCATCGTTACTGTTAGTCTCATTCAGATGGCTGGCCAGCTTTCCGGTTTCAATACTCTTCTTTATTATGCAGGTACTCTATTCGGTCTTCTCGGTTTGACCAACCCAGCTCTTGGAGGTCTCATTCCTGCTGGGACAAACGCGTTCTTCGTTCTCGTCGGTATGACCTTGGTTGACAAGGTTGGTCGGCGGGGCTTGTTGATGTTTGGCGTTCCAATTATG CTTGCTGGTTTGGTTTGGAACATTGTAGCATTCCACT ATCTGTGTATCCCCACTGGCGGTCTTCTCGATACATCGTACACATACGACACAAAGCTCGTCGGTATCGTCATTGGCGGtatcgtcttcttcaccaccgGCTTCGGTCTTACCTACAGTCACTTGGCCTGGTACCAATCTGAATTCTTGGCGCTTGAAGTTCGATCCGTCGGCTCCGGTATTGCCACTACTGCCAACTGGGTTGCAAACCTCGTCGTATCTGTATCATATCTCACCGAACTCGAAACTCTCACACCTTCTGGTACCTACGGTCTTTATCTTGGATTTAGTGTCGTGTTCTTCATATTTGCCATCTTCTGCTACCCCGAAACAA AACAACTTTCCATTGACGAAACATCTCTACTCTTCGAGGAGGATTGGGGAGTCAAGCGTTCCAGGCAGATGCGTCGAGAACGTCGGGAGGCTCAACGTCGTCTGGCGGATTCCGAGATGACGGAAGTTGTTACCGCCCATGTCCAAGCACAGAAGCAAAAGGGCAGCGCGGTTACTAGATCGGAGTTGGATAACTTTATGGCGAGGTTGAAGAATGGTGGCAGGAGGCTCTCGGTCCCACAATAG